From one Heterodontus francisci isolate sHetFra1 chromosome 17, sHetFra1.hap1, whole genome shotgun sequence genomic stretch:
- the agrp gene encoding agouti-related protein yields MFNAVLLCCWVLQMVQIVFTSGSTRTSADELDSSAVRNAATYTNLALLSRVKPQMSAAGPLAGPVLDGAVDFLKEGRMSENIMLDPEVISNALEIDRSERSPRRCVRHLESCFGHTLPCCDPCAICYCRFFNAICYCRKIGNSCHQGKN; encoded by the exons ATGTTTAACGCCGTGTTGCTGTGCTGCTGGGTTCTGCAGATGGTTCAGATCGTTTTCACCTCTGGTTCTACCAGAACTTCAGCGGATGAGTTGGATTCCAGCGCCGTGCGGAATGCAGCTACATACACTAACCTTGCTCTTCTGAGCAGGGTTAAACCACAAATGTCAGCCGCAG GTCCACTGGCAGGACCTGTATTAGATGGAGCAGTAGATTTCCTTAAGGAGGGTCGTATGTCAGAGAACATCATGCTGGATCCTGAG GTAATATCCAATGCACTGGAGATAGACAGATCAGAGCGTTCACCCAGGAGATGTGTCCGACACTTGGAATCCTGTTTCGGTCATACTCTGCCTTGCTGTGATCCATGTGCTATTTGTTACTGCAGGTTTTTTAATGCTATTTGTTACTGCAGGAAAATTGGCAACAGCTGTCACCAGGGCAAGAATTAG